TTCTTCACTTCAACATCTTGTTCATGAAATTTACGAGTCCCATCGATCATTCCTTCCAAAACACTTGAAGGAATCCCATGATTTATCAGTTGGAAAAATCCCCATTTCTCAGCTGCTTCCCTTATTTCATCAACAATCTTCTTACGCTCATCTTCAACTTGTATGCCACTTAGATCCACGACCGGAACCTGTAGAGTTGATTTGCACATATTCAACTCCTCAGCAAGTTCATGAGGTGGCCTAATGAAAATTCTTGGAATCTCCACTATTCCAGAGTCAACTAATCCCTTAATACCAGCTTTTGTATCATCAATAGCCTTTCTTTCATCTGATGAATCATAATCCATTTCAATGTTAAATGGACAAGATGGTTGCGCTCCAGAATGGGACGATAGTGGTCAGCAGATAAGTTCGTTCTGATCTTGAGCAATTCTGTGCGAACGGAAACATACATAACTCGATATAGATCCTATCCAtttgaagatataaaaatatgtttttggcTAATCCACTACTCATgtataaaacattattttacaGACAACAACAAACTTCTCAATgtaaatcatcatatcatatcattatTTGAATTCACCCGCTCAAATGTTGGATGCAGACAGGCCGAGCTAGCAAAACCCGAGGGGTTCATCTGTACAtggtttgatcaatttttttacgTTTATATAGTCGATGTTGAATTCATTTTAGCCttgtgttaaagaatgacaaaagtcccacatcggtggttaatgagatgggtggactccttataaggtttgggcaatcctcctccctttgagctagcttttggggtgtgagttaggcctaagacctaatttaacaccttgtttatattttatattcaaacctccttaatgaaaattttggttCTACCACTAAATTGTAGATATTGAGGTTATTCTATAAAAAGATGTGTAGGCTTTAGTGTTGTCCATAAGGTGGTGATGCTATTGCATAATTATTAATCTCTAAAAAAATAGTAGTATCAACTGTCATAGGTGATACTTTTCCTTGGTGTTTTTCCTTTATCTTcttgttatatatattatatatatatatatagaaataaaatgcAGAACAAAGAACATAATGCTTAAGTCCTCTCTTTTCAACCCATGTTCATGTCAATAAAATACAGTACAAAGAACATAGACTAATGCAGATAAAGAAATTTAAAACggattgaaattgaaaattaaattgggctcaattgaatatttttctaaaatgagGTAAGATTTAAATGAGTTGAGGTTAGTGCTGGCAAATGGGCGGATTGGATAAAATTTGAGGGGGTTAAAAATGGGTTAAGGAAAAATGGGTTACAAGTCAACCCGCCCATtttaaaattggtaaaatatggGTTGGATATAATAGTAGTTATACCCATTTAAAGAGCATCAATTCTCCAATAGTTCTCTCATCTCTGAGAAAATGAGCTGAAACAGTTTCATAGCTCTGTTTCCACTCATAGTTAATGCATCTGCTCTTCATACTTTAGTTGATTAAAATGAACCCACCAAAGTAAAGAAAATCACTAAGCAAAGTACAAGTATAATAATGtgaaaaacaaatgaaaaatgtaAGAAAAGGGACAAGTATTAACAGAAAACAACTTACATAAACTATTACAATTAAAccaatttcctttcttttctaCACAAAAACACCTTATACCCATATATGACCCGTAGTTTACCCATAAAATATCCATATTTTAATGGGTTAAATATGGGTATAATCCCAAATAATTCCCATATTTAAAAATCACTCTCTCAACCCATATTTAATGGGCGGGTCAGTGAAAAATGGGTTTATATTGCCGGCACTAGTTAAGGTTGAtctaattcaaattatcttaagCGCAACTTATAAAATTTTGGACGAATTGCCTATATTTGAGCTCATTTTTACACCCCTACCCCTAATGCAAGAATATAATACTAGCTCAATTTGCAACAGCTAAAGTGAAATGAAAATAGATGGAGAGCAAAACAATAATAAAGTaagaataacttttttttatttagaaaaaaaggtAAGAAGAACTTACAAGTGAATATCGCCAGAGAAGACCCAAACCAAAACTGAAAAATAGATGAATATTACTCGGAGTtgaaatgattatatatatTAGATAGATGAGAGATATGTGGAGAATCCTTATCTAATATAGCATCCCTTCATTTTTGACAcgttttttaatgatttttttttttttaaatagcaTCACTTGATTTTTGACAcgtttttttatgatttttttttttttgaaataacaCCCTTTGATTTTTGACACTTTTTATCAGATAGATAAGAAATATGTGGAGATGAATGTACTAAAAAAAGCAAGGTTATAATATGACACAGTTGCCCtaatataaataatgaaaatggtTAAAATGTCATTAATCGACCTTTGTTTGGCTTTAGTAGAAATAACGGGAAAAAGACAAGAATATTCTCTCaattccattttatgtgatatcCTTTAATTTGACCCGGTGTTTATAAAAAAAGCAAAACTTTTATAATTTGTGATCTAAACCAACtcttaaatatttgtataactaaaaattatttcattaaggctagcaaaattttaaagttaaattatttttaattataataaagtgATAATCTTTTTCGggacaaacaaaaaaaagtgtaatataaaataaaatgaagaatttgaatttttggctaaaaaaaGGTGTCACATCACTTACGGAATGGCTAACTTTATCAGAAAATGAATAGTATTATCCAACATGATTATGAAGATGAGatgaaaaaaacatatataattcaattagCCCATAATTGCGCAACTACTTGAAGCTAAATTACAAAAGTCCTCGAATTTGAGATGATCACTAAACTATGAATTATTTCCGTAGaaagttatttaatattaaacaACAGAATATGAAAGACATTGTTAGACATCATTATTGTAGTACGAATCACAAATTTTGATCGACAACTGAATGATGATAGTCTTTTATGATGCTGCTAGGCGACGTGGAGATCGGTCTGTCTTCAGAGTCTGAAAAGATCAAGACCAGTCTTATCAAGAGGCTTGGAGAAAAACTTAGTGAGATAATCAGCTATTTGAAATTCTTTATATAGCGGGGGATTTTCTTCTGATATGAGCTCTTTGATTGGACCATGCATCTTCGGAGTTGTAGAACCTCCAGTGAAGAAGCTTGCCGCTGAAATCCTTGGTCCTACATTTTTCGCTACAACTCTATGAATTGAACTTACAAACTTGTCATTTGATAGGATCTGTTTACAAAATCAGATTGAGTAACAGTTTGTGATAAAATGAAATCAAAAAAGTTGTGTGTTTTGTTGCAAATTACCTGAAGGAGGTCACCAATATTAACAACTAAACCATGTTCAATCGGTGTAACATCGGCCCATTGGTTATCACACATGACTTGGAGCCCACCATTCTGATCTTGAAGCACAATGGTAAGGAAAACAGGATCTGTATGCTTACCAAGAGTTAGCTAGCTCTGGCTGTGGGCATGCCGGGTAGTAATGACATGCCAACATTAGTCCTTTGTTACAATCCGCGGCTTTCAAGTGGTCAGGTTTTAGCCCAAGAGCTTCTGATAGTAAGCCAAGAAGAATGTCCCCTAGTTTTATGACATGATTTATGTACTCAACGGATGGTTTTCTGGAAAAGATGAGAGGTTAGATTTAATGCAAAAACTTCAATATATACATCAAACAGGACAGATACAGAGTTAGTTACCTGCAAACTGGTGGTATTTCTTCAGGTTCATTGTGACCAGAATCTTGCCACGGGATGTGTAATGAATCTTTCAAGTCTGTTGTCTTTCCTTTTGTTTCGAACCGATGAAGATTGCTCTCATATCTAACTCGTCTTGCTGATAGATCAGGCGAATAGTACTCTTTCTTCACTTCAACATCTTGTTCATGAAATTTACGAGTCCCATCTGTCACTCCTTCCAAAACACTTGAAGGAATCCCATGATTTATCAGTTGGAATAAGCCCCATTTCTTAGATGCTTCCCTTATTGCATCAACAATCTTTTTACGCCCATCTTCAACTTGTATGCCACTTAGATCCACTACTGGAACCTGTAGAGTTGACTTACACATATTCAACTCCTCAGCGACTATTCCAGAGTCAACTAGTCCCTTAATACCAGCTTTTCTCTCATCCATTTCAATCTTCTACCTAGTTCAATCGacataaaaagttttaaaacgagttgaaattgaaaattaaatttacaaACTGCTAAAGTGAGATGAAGAGATCTAGAGCAAgacaataataattaagtaagaAGAACTTACAAGTGGATATCGCCAGAGAAATAGATGAATATTACTCGGAGATGAAATGACTCCTTATATTAGATAGATCAAGAGATTCGCGGAGATGAAATGATTCCTTATATTAGATAGATCAAGAGATTCGCGGAGATGAAatgattattatattatatagtagtaTATTATATTAGATAGATAAAGAGATACGCGGAGATGAAATGATTATTATATTAGATAGATGAGAGATGTGGAGAATCCTTATCTTATATAGCACCCCTTGATTTTTGACagttttttttaccatttttttatttttgaaacttATGCTCTAAACGATTCttaaatactccctccatttcatattaattgaattgttgagacatttttcatttttcaaattaacttagtTGTTCGGGGTTTTGGAACTGTTTGGATGTTGGGAATCATGGggttgatctagggttgatagtgTTGACTTTAATTTGGGTAATTAGacattgtttattgattttcgtgttattatgattgtttgtagaccaagaacaagcgaaaagaatctagaaagagaaaaatcaagcttcttaggggattcaagctttgttcgtgGCAgatgatggttgtgattttatgttgtgtgatatatgtttgttcttgcttcattatgatgcatgcatgtatgtgaatgttgcattattgatcacacaaatcgtaaatgaggatagttGAATGattgaatgtcatgaatcatgacttgattgtatgattatgagaatatgcatgtgattgtgattgcggcttgttgaatggatcaggtgttgcgttccgacacgctacgtaccggtacactaacagtttgggtgtgggttccatgagaggaccattgacttgacataactgtGTAATTTGAGAATTGTGAACTTGATCGTTATTCGTAcatgatattgatattgtatatgtttggtgtatgcatgttattattatgttgtaatgacttatgtatgttgcacttattgggatagctgcgtgatcctaccagtacactgtgtttgtgtattgatactgcacttgctctttctttgttgagtacaggacatcttcaagcggctattgacagacctcgtttagaagatcagtgatcgttcgaattcaagggtgagtcagttcttcCGATAttccatgagttctctttcgttTATGTCcccatttcggacttagactagtgcATTAAGATTTCTTAGGTTAAATTGGGTTGTACCCAtattcttagacttgttgaactttagatgttttggtacattgactttcagattCTTGGTGTTATTCCGCATTGTTTTGGTTGTTAGAattttgtttggagtttatgagAACTCCCTATGtcttttccttagcatttaaacctgcttccataTCTTTAAATACCTTAGTATTTTTGTTGAGTTGTTAGTTtgagttgtagtaatggttctctcaccaaagggttagtgtgggtgtcactgacgacggtctgggtcgtgacaggaaTCCTAGTAATTATGATCTAAAgtagtgagatttatgtaagaTGCCCATTAAATAACATTATTATGAAGAtagaatgaaaaatataattcaaaattagCTCATAATTGCGCAACTACTTGAAACTAAATTACAAGTCGTTTTTCGAGATAATATttctttgtcccattttatataacATCCTTTGATTTGACATgttttttaagatgaaaaaaaaaagacttttgaaacttgtggtctaaataatccttaaatatttgtgtgacCGAAAATGATATCATTAAAGCAAGGgtacaaagaaaatattaaagttaaattatttttaattataataattaagatgatatattttttttgaaattgactaaaaaaaagGTACCGACACAAAGAGTACGAATTTTAGTCTAAAAAGAATAGTCACATCACTTTACTATATGCTTAGCTTTATCATGTAAATGGATATTGAGTGAATTCCCTAAATGGTCACCCGGACCAAAATATCACTCAATTATCActattttccttcaaatataCTTGACACTTCAAAAATCTCACTCTCTCCTAGTTGACATGACTGAATGATGTTTTCAAGTGGTTTGGATTTAGCCCGAGAGCTTCAGATAGTAAGCCAAGAAGAATGTGTTGAAGTTTTATGACATGATTTATGTACACAACGGGTGTTTTCCTGGACATTAGGAAAAGATCAGAGGTTAATAAGTTGCCAAAAAAGCCCATAAATATCAAACAATTGTGCGCTTTAGATGGAGTTGGAATCCCCCGTTCCTAATGATTTCAGAAGGCGATATCACTTCTTTAAGGTTGATATGCACTAATAATTGGATTCATAGtcaaatatttatagatatttagTGGaattcttaataaatatttatatacaagGTTTGGGCAAAAGGTTCCCGTGACCCCTTAAGTTGTACTCTAGATCCATCACTGGCAACACGTAACCAAATATCAACAAGAAATGAAGGTAGACCACTGTGCAGTGACCTCTAATCAATAGATCCTTAGATTTTATGCAAATACTTCAATATATACAATCACACAGGACAGATATAGAATTGAAATTCAAGTGCGCAAAATACAGAGTTGCCTGCAAATTGGTGGTATTTCTTCTGGTTCATTGTGACCAAAAACTCGCCAAGAGATATGTAGTGAATCTTTCCAGTTTGCAGTCTTTCCTTTTGTTTTGTACACATGAAGATTGCTATCATATCTAACTCGTCTGGCTGTTGGATCAGACGAATAGTACTCTTTCTTCACTTCAACATCTTGTTCATGAAATTTACGAGTCCCATCGATCATTCCTTCCAAACTACTTGAAGGAATCCCATGATTTATCAGTTGGAAAAATCCCCATTTCTCAGATGCTGCCCTTATTTCATCAACAATCTTCTTACGCCCATCTTCAACTTGTATGCCACTTAGATCCACCACTGGAACCTGTAGAGTTGACTTGCACATATTTAACTCTTCAGCAAGTTCATGAGGTGGCCTTATGAAAATTCTTGGAATCTCGACTATTCCAGAATCGACAAGTCCCTTAACACCAGCCTTTGTATCATCAATAGCCTTTACCTCATCCAATGGATCATAATCCATTTCAATCTAAATTGATAGCTTCTAGCTAGTTCAACGGACAAGATGGTTGCGCTCCAAAATGGGACGATAGTGGTCAGCAAACAAGCTCGTTCTGATCTTGAGCAAGTACATAGAAATTCTGTGGTACATTATCATAACAATCAAGATGTGAGACCAATTCCTCCTAATTATTAATTGATTGATCAAATAAACATGTAAAGTCAGCTAAATATCCATATATAACAAGTTATTGTGGATCCTTTTGGATACTATTAATCAATTATACAAGCCATTTATAGTTCTCTATAACTATAGTAGAAAATTAATGAAGTTTGACTTCActaaattaatttatcaattatatattatgattttttgaaTCATAATTCTGTAAACTGAAAAGGGCCGAAAATGTCCCTATACTATCTCAAAAGGCCTAAGTATAAGgtgaaataaaaggaaaatagtttggattataaaaaaattggagTTTAAGATATGTTAATGTATTATTGTGGATAATTGGCAATTACACTCAACAGAGAGGGTATGTTAGATTGATGTGGAGAACTGTAACAAATAGCAATGAAACTGATACTTCAACGACAGAATTACAATTGAAGTAGCGAAAATAAGATAGCTAGGGATACTAGGAGAAATAGTACATGCATTATTAGAGGAACAAATTGAAGGACACTTAAGGGAGTTTGTTCTTGAGANttttatttaatttggtttaACTTAGttaattccccaaaagatgaacattctttatgttagtttattttaatttttaccgACTCTCATgcttttattgaatatttagtcaaaattttatattttcattttcaattcaaaaaaaaaaaggtttcatGCTTTAATTAATCAGGTtggttcaaattatttttaaaatgatgtaAAAGGATAAactctaattaatctagtttttttttcttttttttttttaaaacaattccATTCAAGTGCAATTTAATTCAATTGTTTCACTTCGGatccttttctctaaaaaataaaaatgtgtcgtttatctaattattttctcaaaattaattaaatattgtaatttatttaaatattcttatgttaaatttctcaaaattagtcaaagtcattttagtcaaatcgccggtcaaccgcaagttagcgggcatttctagggcctaacaccttctcggaatgtatattgaacttcgaacccgttttcaattgattttatctgtttaaatctttttgaaaaccgtaagtattttttcttgattttttactaaaaattaagtggcgactctgtccttttggaaacccgatttctcttaaaccataagtttaatcTGTTTTCGAAGACTcagtcattttttcttttatatatacttttaaataaaacatatccAATATGGAACTGATTTGATAATGCATAacattattacaaagaacataTCGAAGGATACATAAGGGAGTATGTTCTTGAAGTTAATCTCTTCATCATTGTACTGCGTATCGCAAACTCTGATCGACATTGTTCTGTCTGAATGATGATAGTCTTTTCTGATGGTTTTTGCTGCTGCTTGGCGATGTGGTGCTCGGTCTCTATTCACAGTCTGAAAAGATCAAGACTAGTCTTATCAAGAGGCTTGGAGTAAAAATTAGTGAGATAATCAGCTACTTGAAAGTCTTTATACAGCGGGGGATTTTCTTCCGATATGAGCTCTTTGATTGGACCAAATATCTTTGGAGATACAGAACTTTCATTGAAGAAGCATGCCACTGACATCCTTGGTCCTACATTTTTCGCTACAACTCTATGAGTTGCACTTACAAACTTGTCATTTGAGAGGATCTGTTACAAAATCAGTATGAGATGAATAACAGTTTATGAAAAAATGAGAACAAAAAGTTGTGTTTTGTTGCAAACCTGAAAAAGGTCACCAATATTAACAACCAAACCATGTTCAATCGGTTCAACATCGGCCCATTGGTTATCACGCATGACTTGGAGACCACCACTCTGATCTTGAAGCAGAATGGTAACGAAAACAGGATCTGTATGCTTTGGAGTACAAAGAGTTAGCTCTGGCTGTAGGCATGCCGGGTAGTAATGGCATACCAATGTTTGTCCTTTGTCACATTCGGTAGCTTTCAAGTGGTTTCGCTTTAGCCCGAGAGCTTCTGATAGTAAGCCAAGAAGAGTGTCTTCTAGTTTTATGACATGCTTTATGTACTCGAGGGATGTTTTCCTGGACATTAGGAAAAGGTCAAATAATTTTGCCCTATACTGAGAAATTTTCAGAATGCTGCTGAAGCAGAAACACGTTATGATTTCATAATGTAGTATCACTTCTGAAAATGCTACATGAGATCCGCCACTGGCAACAAGTATCCAAATATCAATAAGAAATGAAGATAAACTGCTATACTGAGGCAGTGACATAAGTCTGAAGATATAATGCAAAAACTTCAACACCGTGTACGCATCAAACAGGAAAGATATAGAATTGAAATTCCAAGTGCAGAAAATACAGTTACCTGCAAACTTCTGGTATTTCTTTTGGTTCATTGTGACCAGAAACTAGCCCAGATAAGATTAATGAATCCTTCCAGTATGCAGTCTTTCCTTTTGTTTTGTACACATGAAGATTGCTATCATATCTAACTCGTCTAGCTGTTAAATCAGACGAATAGTACTCTTTCTTCACTTCAACATCtaacttatactacttaattactcatcatagttatagtttgctataattaccactcgcgactaaaattatatattaattacgtgggctgacttcgagtttgtataattagtcacgtttgtatatgtataattcgccagaatatacaaatacatatgtataatatacaattatctaaccgatatacctATTcgattcacctctctcccactctctgccctctctcgcttgcctctctcctccccctcacaatctcgctcgcctttctcctccctctcccaatctcgcttgccatatatacaaatgcatatgtataatatacaattatctaaccaatatacatatataattcacctctctcccactctctgccctctctcactcgcctctctccttcctctcccaatctcgctcgcctctctcctccctctctcaatctcgcttgtcatatatacaaat
This genomic interval from Solanum stenotomum isolate F172 unplaced genomic scaffold, ASM1918654v1 scaffold32800, whole genome shotgun sequence contains the following:
- the LOC125852203 gene encoding 1-aminocyclopropane-1-carboxylate oxidase homolog isoform X8, whose product is MDYDPWDEVKAIDDTKAGIKGLVDSGIVKIPRIFIRPPHELAEELNMCKSTLQVPVVDLSGIQVEDGRKKIVDEIREASEKWGLFQLINHGIPSSVLEGMIHGTRKFHEQDVEMKKEYYSSDPTRVVRYESNLKLLTTKGRTATWKDSLLISVLEPEEIPPVCRKTSLEYIKHVIKLEDTLLGLLSEALGLKRNHLKATECDKGQTLVCHYYPACLQPELTLCTPKHTDPVFVTILLQDQSGGLQVMRDNQWADVEPIEHGLVVNIGDLFQILSNDKFVSATHRVVAKNVGPRMSVACFFNESSVSPKIFGPIKELISEENPPLYKDFQVADYLTNFYSKPLDKTSLDLFRL